The genome window GTAAAGCAGATAGCGGCAGATGCGGCTACGGAGTTCACCCCATTGCAGGTGGGTTTCGTAGGCCTGCACCTGGGCCATCTGGCTGGCCAGGCTGGCGGCCAGGGCCCGCAAATCGTCGCCAGAAAGGGTCTTTGGGTCAACGGCGAAAGCCGCTGCGTCGGTGAGGGCTTCGGCGGTGTACCGGTACTGCCGCTCGGAGAGGGCCTCCTCGCCGAAATAGTCGCCGGGCAGCACGTGCCGCAGAGTGAGCTGGCGGCCATCAGGCAGAATCTCGACAATGCGCACCAGTCCGCGCTCGAGGTGATAAATTGCATCTGCACGGTCGCCCGCCCGGTAGATCACTTCTTTCCTACGTACCTTTTTCATACGGCCTCCTTGTTCCCAATCTTGCGCTTCAGCCCGGATGAACCCCAAATCGAATTCCTGCTTACCACAAGCCCAGCTCCTTCAAGGTGTGTGAAAGCCTATCGGCCAGCTCGCGGGGGTCGTTGCCCATGTAGCGTGCGCCCAGCCGCTCCACCAGGCGGGGGTCGTTGGCTGCGGCCCGCCCCCCCACCACCACCACAGGGGCCAGGTGGCGCAGGGCCTCGTGTGGCAGCGACTCCAGGGAAATGGGCTGCACTGCCGAGAGCACCACGGCCCTAGCCCCGGTGCGTTCGGCGAAGGATTGAAGGTCGGCCAGGGGGGTGTTGGGCCCCAGGTAGTGTACGGTGTAGCCGGCCCGGCGCAGGAACAGCGCGGTGATCAGGCTTCCAATCTCGTGCTGCTCGCCGGGCAGGGTGGAGACCACCAGGGTGGGCCCCAGCGCCCCGCCCATCAGGTTGAGCAGGCCCTGCAGGGTGCCCCGCAGGTAGGTGCTGGCTAAGTGTTCCTGCGCAGTGGTCACGCGGCCCAGATGCCAGCCGTCGCCGATGCGGCGCAGGCAGGGCGAAATCACCTCCATCACCACAGTTTCCATGGGGTGCAGCTTGTAAGCCTCTGAGAGCACCCGCTCGGCGGCTTCGGTGTCGGCCCGTAGCAGGGCCTCTTCGAGCTCGAGCGAAAGGGCCTCGGGAGGACGGGGGCCTTCCTGGGTCAGGCCCTCGAGGTAGCGCCGCACGGCCTGCGCTGGGGCAACTCCCTCGGCGATCCACTTTTTGATGTGGCGTAGGGCCTCGAGGTCGGTCTGGCTGTACAACCTGTGTCCACCCGGTGAGCGCTCGGGCCGGGGGAACCCATACCGACGCTCCCACTGCCGCAGCAGTGCGCTAGAAAGCCCGGTGCGCTCTTCCACTTCGGCAATGGTGTAAACCCCAAGATCGTTTCGCATACGCAAACCCGTTGAAAACTAAGATAGCTTACTGTATAACTTATGTCAAGGCTTTGCGTGGATTTATGTCCAATCTCTGTCTAACTTTAGGAATTTATCCAAATCTGAGGTCTTCGATGCACGGAAACTTCCCAGACCAACGCCCCAAAGCCCCGCTTACGCTGGCAGCCCGTACCAACCTGTGGCCCCTTACCGCCCTGGGTTATGAAGTTTGGCGCCGGCGGGCCCTCACGCTGCTATCCGGCCGACCCTTTCCCCTGGAAGAGGAGCTCTCGCTCATGCTAAAGCGGGTGCAGCCAGTGGCAGGGCAGGTTTTTCTGGATCTGGGTACCTCCACCGGCCTGTACGCCAGAGCTTTGCTCGAGGCGGGTGCCGC of Meiothermus sp. contains these proteins:
- a CDS encoding Crp/Fnr family transcriptional regulator; this encodes MKKVRRKEVIYRAGDRADAIYHLERGLVRIVEILPDGRQLTLRHVLPGDYFGEEALSERQYRYTAEALTDAAAFAVDPKTLSGDDLRALAASLASQMAQVQAYETHLQWGELRSRICRYLLYLAATAAQGQDERGTYVTASHEEIADATASTRESVSKLLSDLRHEGILDTGYRKIYLVDRKTLELEAESRMLQAV
- a CDS encoding MerR family transcriptional regulator is translated as MRNDLGVYTIAEVEERTGLSSALLRQWERRYGFPRPERSPGGHRLYSQTDLEALRHIKKWIAEGVAPAQAVRRYLEGLTQEGPRPPEALSLELEEALLRADTEAAERVLSEAYKLHPMETVVMEVISPCLRRIGDGWHLGRVTTAQEHLASTYLRGTLQGLLNLMGGALGPTLVVSTLPGEQHEIGSLITALFLRRAGYTVHYLGPNTPLADLQSFAERTGARAVVLSAVQPISLESLPHEALRHLAPVVVVGGRAAANDPRLVERLGARYMGNDPRELADRLSHTLKELGLW